Proteins encoded by one window of Salvia splendens isolate huo1 chromosome 7, SspV2, whole genome shotgun sequence:
- the LOC121741284 gene encoding serine/threonine-protein kinase D6PKL2-like — MEPCSDDLQSLSFNSTTTTTTTDIPRSTSSGSDWTAPSSHFPLSSALLSLSLTDLRFLHRLGSGDIGSVYLAQLKPPPSPTADIPKPPPPSAALFAAKVMDRKELASRNKEGRAKTEKEILQILDHPFLPKLYAAVDTPKWSCLLTEFCPGGDLHVLRQRQPCKRFPESAVRFYVSEVVVALEYLHMMGIVYRDLKPENVLVRSDGHIMLTDFDLSLMCDDSTSTPAQVIPAQSHHPSAPPPPQGDHALDWPAFGSASCILPNCIVPSMSCFHNKRRQKKKAGSQAGPAFVAEPIDVRSMSFVGTHEYLAPEIVSGEGHGSAVDWWTLGIFVFELFYGVTPFRGMDHEITLANIVARALEFPKEPAVPGPAKDLIAQLLAKDPARRMGSTMGASAIKNHPFFQGVNWALLRCNRPPFVPPPFSRDVLSDESCPDTPVDYY; from the exons ATGGAGCCATGCTCCGACGACCTCCAAAGCCTCAGCTTCaactccaccaccaccaccaccaccaccgatATCCCCCGCTCCACCAGCTCCGGCTCCGACTGGACCGCCCCCTCCTCCCACTTTCCCCTTTCCTCTgcccttctctccctctcccttaCCGATCTCCGCTTCCTCCATCGCCTCGGCTCCGGCGACATCGGCTCCGTCTACCTCGCCCAACTCAAACCTCCCCCCTCCCCCACCGCCGACATTCCAAAACCACCGCCTCCCTCCGCCGCGCTATTTGCGGCGAAGGTGATGGACAGGAAGGAGCTGGCGAGCCGCAACAAGGAAGGAAGGGCAAAGACGGAGAAGGAAATCCTACAAATATTGGATCACCCGTTTCTTCCCAAGCTCTACGCCGCCGTCGACACGCCCAAATGGTCCTGCCTGCTCACCGAGTTCTGCCCCGGCGGAGATCTCCACGTCCTCCGCCAGCGCCAGCCCTGCAAGCGCTTCCCGGAATCCGCCGTCAG GTTCTATGTGTCCGAGGTTGTGGTTGCGTTGGAATACTTACACATGATGGGGATTGTGTACCGCGATCTGAAGCCTGAAAACGTATTGGTCCGATCCGACGGCCATATAATGCTGACGGACTTCGACCTGTCGCTAATGTGCGACGACTCGACCTCGACTCCGGCCCAGGTGATCCCGGCCCAGAGCCATCACCCGAGCGCGCCTCCGCCCCCGCAGGGCGACCACGCGCTCGACTGGCCGGCTTTCGGCTCGGCCTCGTGCATCCTCCCTAACTGCATCGTCCCGTCCATGTCGTGCTTCCACAACAAGCGCAGACAAAAAAAGAAGGCCGGGAGCCAAGCGGGCCCGGCCTTCGTGGCCGAGCCGATTGACGTCCGGTCGATGTCGTTCGTCGGGACCCACGAGTACCTGGCCCCGGAGATAGTCTCCGGGGAGGGGCACGGGAGCGCGGTCGACTGGTGGACCCTAGGGATTTTCGTCTTCGAGCTTTTCTACGGAGTGACGCCTTTTCGCGGGATGGACCACGAGATAACCCTAGCGAATATCGTGGCTCGGGCGCTCGAGTTCCCTAAGGAGCCGGCCGTGCCGGGCCCGGCTAAGGACTTGATCGCGCAGCTGCTGGCGAAGGATCCGGCGCGGCGGATGGGTTCGACGATGGGTGCGTCGGCGATCAAGAACCATCCGTTTTTCCAAGGAGTGAATTGGGCGTTGCTGAGATGCAATCGCCCACCGTTCGTTCCACCTCCGTTTAGTCGAGATGTTTTGTCGGATGAGAGCTGTCCTGATACACCTGTGGACTATTATTAA
- the LOC121741231 gene encoding fatty acyl-CoA reductase 3-like, which yields MEIQFLENKSILLTGAAGFLAKVVIEKIIRVEPNVKKLYLLLRAEDSSSALHRFNTEVMEKELFKVVREKYGAKLNSFMEEKVCVLSGDITCDWLGLKISILEELFEKLDFVINLAATTDLDERYDIALRVNTIGAANVLSFSKKCRKLRMLLHVSTAYVCRENEGLILETPMNEIEGVDIEEENQIIQQNLQQLQAHAASHNHITSVMRDLGLQRANKYGWPNTYTFTKAMGEMVLGLFKENIPLVIIRPAMITSTLKHPFPGWIEGVRTIDSFVVGFGIGRLTCYPGDPQNIIDIIPADMVANAMMVSMASHVDKTTHLILHVGSSSSNPAPYHRVRDNIVHFFTEQPWLRKDGTPVVVRSPTQLPTRVAARIYMELLYFIPIRILGIVNAASFRYFDRIYLDLSKKANFLMRLVDLFSPYLFFNRIFDDTSAEKLRNTAKEMSGDIENEILNFDPRSINWDDYLMHTHIPGLVKYSFRR from the exons ATGGAAATTCAGTTTCTTGAAAACAAAAGCATTCTTCTCACTGGCGCCGCTGGCTTTCTTGCAAAGG TTGTGATTGAGAAGATAATTAGGGTTGAACCAAATGTGAAGAAGCTATATCTTCTCTTGAGAGCCGAAGATTCCTCCTCGGCCTTACATCGTTTTAATACCGAG GTGATGGAGAAGGAGTTGTTTAAGGTAGTGAGAGAGAAGTATGGAGCAAAATTGAATTCATTTATGGAGGAAAAGGTGTGTGTGTTATCCGGCGATATCACTTGTGATTGGTTGGGATTAAAAATCTCAATTTTGGAAGAGCTCTTTGAAAAGTTGGATTTTGTCATCAATTTAGCAGCAACTACTGATCTTGATGAAAG ATATGATATTGCGTTGCGAGTGAACACAATTGGAGCTGCAAATGTTTTGAGTTTTTCGAAAAAATGCAGAAAATTGAGGATGCTTCTTCACGTATCTACTG CATATGTGTGTAGAGAGAATGAGGGTCTTATTCTCGAGACACCAATGAATGAGATAGAAGGAGTGGATATCGAAGAGGAAAATCAAATTATCCAACAAAATCTTCAACAATTACAAGCTCATGCAGCCTCACACAATCATATTACATCAGTTATGAGAGATTTAGGTCTCCAAAG GGCAAACAAGTATGGGTGGCCAAATACTTACACTTTCACAAAGGCAATGGGAGAAATGGTGCTGGGACTATTCAAAGAAAACATACCTCTTGTAATAATTCGACCAGCCATGATAACAAGCACCTTAAAACACCCCTTCCCCGGTTGGATTGAAGGGGTTCG AACCATTGATTCCTTTGTCGTTGGATTTGGGATAGGCAGACTGACTTGCTATCCAGGCGATCCCCAAAATATAATAGACATT ATACCAGCAGACATGGTAGCGAATGCTATGATGGTATCAATGGCATCACACGTGGACAAAACAACACACTTAATTCTCCACGTGGGATCTTCGTCATCGAACCCAGCGCCATATCACAGGGTTCGAGACAACATCGTACATTTCTTTACAGAGCAACCATGGCTCCGCAAAGATGGCACGCCTGTCGTTGTCAGAAGTCCCACGCAGTTGCCTACTAGGGTTGCTGCCCGAATATACATGGAACTCCTTTACTTTATTCCCATTCGG ATTTTAGGGATTGTAAATGCTGCAAGTTTTCGATATTTTGATCGAATCTATCTCGACCTTTCTAAGAAGGCTAATTTCTTGATGCGGTTGGTCGATCTATTTAGCCCTTATCTCTTCTTCAATAGAAT ATTCGACGATACGAGTGCCGAGAAATTGAGAAACACGGCAAAGGAGATGAGTGGCGATATTGAGAATGAGATATTGAACTTCGATCCGAGAAGTATAAATTGGGATGATTATCTGATGCATACTCACATTCCTGGCCTCGTCAAATATTCTTTCAGACGTTAA